Proteins from a single region of Lampris incognitus isolate fLamInc1 chromosome 16, fLamInc1.hap2, whole genome shotgun sequence:
- the LOC130126030 gene encoding zinc finger protein 770-like — protein MHQCSVCPKYFPSASKLQRHYLIHTGQKPFSCAVCGKSFNQSEHLKTHSQKVHNLRSSTDSLKESFFPNAQQFVRSNHNEPFQESYRHENSACITATSLSSQMEQKRDFSQLEICPLSSEIEDQHKNILCVNDGSTVQKGVPTNGSLSIDLIKQDEDGSSALDKLVYSAHNGYKRKLCLNSFNSAIQRQSHSPVHNKMQQFKRLKDGKTCSISGHLRMHSQPHEPSSYKGNLANNHQCPTCLKIFSSPSKLKRHFLIHTGQKPFPCMVCGKAFRQETHVNSHLRAAHKMSLSKMDFEPNKMHGKSERRKQLFHCGNFSSGGKSPLSVPQQPSHQDSPANSSVELELKCKISVSAPQDLCKPEIESESAVKPEQCVHDSNLHQGSSCLETLNNSVEQVVPHCVNHKDLKPFHCTICKQSFHLEVNLIHHQDYHKNQTRLQSCNPVDDSRNTMSLSVHRKCHTNSEATVNSPGPNQAALLDLNMIIKSETERDGHSDGDVSLGRVTQFTSSQEQQTVSCQAEIQHQRIKKGLYQCPACSKDFPSMSKLQRHVMIHTGQRPFSCQTCGKRFRQKTHLRVHFRTHLWSKYQRQQLYIGRPPSHSHGSNRRLLAEVPVEETFIQSGTFGKDSDLDLLSHKQLGQTTSQISVCYNSNREAQSVPSMIKQIESMPSSTISKITVKEIQNFKSALKRSSMQHKCLQCSKCFPSASKLQRHEMVHTGLKPFQCFVCKKKFNQAPHLKVHERTHLKWRPSAPIHQQEKTGKMKVRSHQRSYPKVNVHVLSLKKSVTLDTVHARLAQSSMNHKKSEQHPARVEIPIPKVNNCVKAMTENKEAYGKRKGHMCRICLKNFPSPSKLSRHLLTHSGVRPYKCSLCSKTFTQLSHLKVHERSRRHGDRTVGHIGKETIRASHFQNKCLNISPVSEKFACFIDCHEEEIQERPQPHDTSSGHDLVTGWEFALCSEKKDSEWPIVPETDCIFSPVNAKRMKDCNQAAELDSHSSFPSELTSEIEKLVQNREVVGPSLPQQETEANLPRSIEVAFQPSECISYSDSSSVLGDRSVSSSVEQLLQADLPDYYWFEPPSINECDKSKRGFEKDQDLKFHKCNTKYQCEMAGSAKYQCDFCFKKFVSPSKLVRHLVIHTGQRPFRCNSCGKSFTQSAHLKSHQRTHSQGK, from the coding sequence ATGCACCAGTGTTCTGTTTGTCCAAAATACTTCCCATCTGCATCTAAACTTCAAAGACATTATCTGATCCATACTGGCCAGAAGCCCTTCTCCTGTGCAGTCTGTGGGAAATCCTTCAATCAATCTGAGCATTTAAAAACACACTCGCAGAAAGTTCATAACCTGAGATCTTCCACGGACAGTTTGAAGGAAAGCTTTTTTCCTAACGCCCAACAGTTTGTACGGTCAAATCATAATGAACCATTTCAGGAGAGTTACAGACACGAAAATAGTGCTTGCATTACAGCTACTTCTTTGTCCTCTCAGATGGAGCAGAAAAGGGATTTTTCACAGCTTGAAATTTGTCCTCTTTCTTCAGAGATTGAAGATCAGCACAAAAATATCCTATGTGTCAATGATGGCTCAACAGTTCAAAAAGGTGTCCCTACCAATGGATCCTTGTCTATTGATCTAATAAAACAAGATGAAGATGGTTCTTCGGCTCTAGATAAATTAGTGTACTCTGCTCACAATGGATACAAACGCAAACTCTGCCTTAACTCATTCAATTCAGCTATCCAGCGTCAGAGTCACTCACCAGTCCATAACAAAATGCAGCAGTTTAAGAGACTGAAAGATGGAAAAACTTGTTCTATAAGTGGCCATTTGAGGATGCACTCGCAGCCCCATGAACCAAGCTCTTACAAAGGCAACCTTGCCAATAACCACCAATGTCCCACATGTCTAAAAATATTCTCTTCACCTTCCAAACTGAAACGACATTTTCTCATTCACACAGGTCAGAAACCTTTCCCCTGTATGGTTTGTGGGAAAGCATTTAGGCAAGAAACGCACGTGAATTCCCATCTACGAGCAGCACACAAAATGTCATTATCCAAAATGGATTTTGAGCCAAACAAAATGCATGGTAAAAGTGAGAGGCGAAAACAGTTGTTCCACTGTGGCAATTTCTCTTCTGGTGGCAAGTCTCCGTTGTCAGTCCCACAACAGCCATCCCACCAAGACTCTCCAGCGAACTCGTCAGTGGAACTGGAGCTAAAGTGTAAAATAAGTGTAAGCGCTCCGCAAGACCTGTGCAAGCCTGAAATCGAATCAGAGTCAGCTGTTAAACCGGAGCAGTGTGTTCATGACAGTAATTTACATCAAGGGAGTAGTTGCTTAGAAACATTGAACAATTCCGTTGAACAAGTGGTGCCACATTGTGTCAACCATAAAGACTTGAAACCCTTTCATTGCACAATATGCAAACAGTCGTTTCACCTAGAAGTTAATTTAATACATCATCAGGACTACCACAAGAACCAAACAAGATTGCAAAGTTGTAACCCTGTGGATGACTCGAGAAATACCATGTCGCTGTCAGTGCATAGGAAATGTCACACAAATTCTGAAGCAACAGTAAATTCACCAGGACCCAATCAGGCAGCTCTTCTTGACCTGAACATGATTATTAAATCGGAGACAGAGCGGGATGGTCACAGTGATGGCGATGTTTCTCTCGGGCGAGTAACCCAGTTCACTTCATCACAGGAGCAACAGACTGTAAGCTGTCAAGCCGAAAttcagcatcagagaataaagaAAGGATTATATCAGTGCCCTGCATGCTCTAAAGATTTTCCATCTATGTCAAAACTTCAGAGGCATGTGATGATTCACACTGGACAAAGGCCCTTCAGTTGCCAGACATGTGGAAAGCGATTCCGACAGAAAACACACTTGAGGGTTCATTTTCGTACACACTTGTGGTCTAAATATCAAAGACAGCAATTGTATATTGGCAGACCTCCATCTCACTCACATGGATCTAACAGAAGACTTCTAGCTGAAGTCCCTGTTGAGGAGACATTTATACAAAGTGGCACCTTTGGGAAAGATTCTGACCTTGATTTACTCTCACACAAACAGCTTGGCCAGACCACTTCTCAGATAAGTGTATGCTATAACAGCAATAGAGAAGCACAATCTGTGCCATCTATGATAAAGCAAATTGAGTCTATGCCTTCTAGTACTATTTCTAAAATTACTGTGAAAGAGATACAGAATTTTAAATCTGCACTAAAAAGAAGCAGTATGCAACACAAGTGTTTGCAGTGCTCCAAATGTTTTCCCTCCGCCTCCAAACTGCAAAGACATGAGATGGTACACACAGGGTTGAAACCATTTCAATGTTTTGTCTGCAAAAAGAAATTCAATCAAGCCCCTCATCTAAAAGTCCACGAGAGAACCCACTTGAAGTGGAGACCCTCTGCACCCATTCACCAACAAGAAAAGACTGGTAAAATGAAAGTGAGGAGTCATCAACGCTCTTACCCAAAGGTCAATGTCCATGTCCTGTCACTGAAAAAGTCTGTTACATTGGATACTGTACATGCAAGACTTGCACAGTCTTCGATGAATCATAAAAAAAGTGAGCAGCACCCTGCCAGGGTTGAAATACCTATTCCAAAAGTGAACAATTGTGTCAAGGCTATGACTGAAAACAAAGAAGCTTATGGTAAACGAAAAGGTCATATGTGCCGGATATGCCTCAAAAACTTTCCTTCTCCATCCAAGCTATCCAGACACTTGCTTACTCACTCTGGAGTAAGGCCGTATAAATGCAGTTTGTGTAGTAAAACCTTTACTCAACTTAGTCACTTAAAAGTCCATGAGCGCAGTCGTAGACACGGTGACAGAACAGTAGGACATATTGGAAAAGAAACAATAAGGGCCAGTCATTTCCAAAATAAATGTCTTAATATTAGTCCTGTATCTGAaaaatttgcttgttttattgattgTCATGAGGAGGAAATACAAGAACGGCCCCAGCCACATGATACCAGTTCTGGTCATGATTTGGTCACGGGTTGGGAGTTTGCCCTGTGTTCTGAGAAAAAGGATTCTGAATGGCCGATAGTGCCAGAGACAGACTGCATATTTTCCCCTGTTAATGCCAAGAGAATGAAAGATTGTAATCAGGCTGCAGAGCTTGATAGTCACTCATCGTTCCCATCTGAGCTCACCTCTGAGATTGAAAAGCTTGTGCAAAATCGAGAGGTGGTAGGTCCATCATTGCCACAGCAAGAAACAGAGGCCAACCTACCTAGAAGCATTGAAGTGGCATTTCAACCCAGTGAATGTATTTCCTACTCAGATAGTTCTAGCGTGCTCGGTGATAGATCTGTGAGCTCTTCAGTTGAGCAGCTACTCCAGGCAGATTTGCCAGATTATTATTGGTTTGAACCACCAAGTATCAATGAATGTGACAAAAGCAAAAGGGGTTTTGAGAAAGACCAAGATCTTAAATTTCATAAATGTAACACTAAATAtcaatgtgaaatggctgggtcAGCCAAGTATCAATGTGATTTTTGCTTCAAGAAGTTTGTATCACCCTCTAAACTTGTAAGGCATCTTGTTATCCACACAGGCCAGAGGCCATTCAGGTGTAACAGCTGTGGCAAAAGTTTCACACAATCAGCACACCTAAAATCACACCAGCGGACCCATAGTCAGGGGAAATGA